Sequence from the Rutidosis leptorrhynchoides isolate AG116_Rl617_1_P2 chromosome 3, CSIRO_AGI_Rlap_v1, whole genome shotgun sequence genome:
AATGAGAAAAAACATATGATGAATGATGAAAGTTTTAGTAACAATCACATGTCAATTAAAAGTCAAAAATGTTACTTCGTATCATCAAACCATTATCATTCACCAAACCGTTATCatgattacttttataaaaaatgggGCATTCCGAGAATCGAACTCGGAACCTCTCGAACCgaaagcgagaatcataccactagaccaaatacccaattatcaaacaattatcattcatctaatTGTTGTCATGATATCTATACATGACAATGTAAAACCTTATTATAGTTTCTAGCATAATAACAGTCGATACTAATCAGTTAATTCTAGGCATATCAATTATATTATCAAATTCAATAAACGAAAAAACATACTTGTATTCGCAAGTAAATGCTTTTCCTTGAAAAGCCTTCAGCACTGTTCAGAGTGGACCTGCTTAATAACAGGAAGCACCAAAGACAAAAGAACAAAAAGATGCTCCAACTTCTCTTCTGAATGTATCTCACGTATTTTCCCCTACAATTTGAATTAACACAAAATGCAACAATTATATAAGTACATTTTAGCAAGCCAGTGGCTAAATGATTGACAAATCAATTTTCACAAAAAAGAAATCTGACCTGACACACAAATTATTTAGTATTATCATATTATTCCCTCGTAAACACATCTTGCAATTACAGCAACCTCGACATGCAGGACAAACTCTATGGACTTCGTCAGCTGGAATATTAGGATACCTACAAGTAACAAAAAATTTGAGTTGCAGTtaaaaaaacaataataattaatttaaaataaatttaAAGAGAAAAGTTGAGTTAGTTTTAACTCGAAGCAATATCTTTTCCAATAAATTAATCTAACCATGTAGATATACATTCATTGTAGTATCCTCTCCTATCACATTTAAGACACCATACAACATTCTGAATATCATCTCGTCGGCACCGATGACATACTTGTCCACCTGCAATGACTACTACTACTATTACCAAAACTCTATTTCAAATCATCAGTTACATGAGGACATTACCTTTTTGAGCTCTCGTATCGATTGAAGATCCGAATTATTAGCATGTATTCGTTGAATTCAATCAGATCCAAACCGAAAGTCTGCCAACTCCCATCAacttttaccaatagcatcagatCCACATATCTGATAAAAAACAAAATAATACGAATTAAAAACAGTAAAATAAAAATCGAATTCATGCAATAGTATGTTATGATCAAACAACGCAAATACTTAACGCATAAATTTGAATTAACGAACGTGAACTTTTGAAATGAGAACGACGGATCTAAAACTCCAATAAAAGCGACAATGAGGGGCGATTGATTCATCCAACCGAATCAAATCGATAGGCAAAACGTAGAACGAAGAACGATGAACGTGAATATGCTAACCTACAAATCGGATTTTGTGTAATATAGTCGAAATCGATGTTGAGAAACCTTAATTTGAAAAAGATGAAGATGAATATGTCGTGCTatgttttattttttctttttattatgtgCTTTATTCAATTGATTTTCAAAATTACCGAATTACCCCTTCTCGTTTTTCATATAAAATTAGACTTTTCTGAAATGTAAGGCCTATAttcacttatccagtttgtacctcATTTAGTGCTTAGTCATGGATTAAAACCCTATATATATACATTatgtttaagagcccgtgcgttgcacgttgGAATTAATATTATTTCAAAGATAATGTACGTATGATATTAGTAACATCACATTAAAACATATACTATTTTTCACATATCTGATACGAATGAAACATATTTAAAAATAGATTATACTCGGTGGAACTCATAATAATGTAACATAGTTCAAATATTTAAAGAAGAAACATTATACATACATAATAGTTCATAGATATCATACAAATAGAAATTAtttaaaacatttcttcaattaaGTCTATAAGTGTTGCAAGACTTCTTTGTATACCACATTTTGTGTTGTGTTGGATAGTTTGTTATCCTTGTCTAAGATTAATATCTTCATTCCTTGGGGATTAGTAACCCGAGATAGTGCAACGTATAGTTGTCCATGACTAAAGACCGGTTTTGGCAGAAATAAACCGACACGCGATAGAGATTGTCCTTGACTTTTATTCATTATCATTGCAAAGCATACCGACAATGGATATTGTCTTCTTTGAAATCTGAAAGGTATATTCTTGTCCATCGGTACGATAAGCATACGTGATAAAGCTGTAATCTTCCCCACGTTTGACCCAGTTAAAATATTTGCTTTGATGATTTTATCTCCTAAGTGAACAATTTGTAAACGTGTACCGTTACACAAACCTCCTGCCTGATCTATATTTCGAAGTAACATAACTAGTACACTAATCTGGAGCCTCAGATTGTGCTTTGGTAAGCCACCAATTTCAATACTATTTAGGAAATCGGTCGTGTATAGTTCATTATTGAAGTCAGCGTCTCTCTGTGACGCACATATACTGTGTGAGCTTGAATATGACCTTTCTTCTCCTGCCAAACTCATCATCATTCTATCATTAATGATGTTAACTACTTCATGAGTTGGAGCAAGAATTGCACGTTGCTGATAATATTATGGATTGCCAAGATTAAGAAGATAATCTGGATAAATAGTTGAGATGATAGAACCAATTGTTCATCAAGATATGTTATCAAAAGATCTTGTGGAATTTCAATATCAAAAACTCTGTCTTCAGATTCACCGACATCACCGTTGCGTATGTTAAGTATCCATTGAGCAAAAATTCTAGTATCGGCATCAGTTTCATTAccacataatctcatgttaactgtaAGTTTTGAAACAATAACATAATCCCACAAATAGGAAGAATTTAGAGATGCATCTACTACATCTTCTCTTTTACCTTTTTGAATAACAGGTAATATTTGTCTAAAGTCACCACCAAACACAACTGTTTCACCCCGAAAGAGAGTATCCATACTATCAGGATTGGATTGATGACATATATCACACATAGAacgatgataggtcagatcatgttgagattagaagaaaatacaagttagaatgagattcggtaagagtgaaggagactcggtatgagagaaaatcaataagatttacattccacagcttctagaactcgtttacaatgcaatggctatctaattaggccTACATAGGtttcttatatagccctcttctaaggaaccttcatttaagcatgttgcacattaacactatacaacttcggggtcctaacaatctcccctttagtgttaaatgtgaactttttacaatataatcctattgtgtaatcttgagaggtccaaacgttagtttccatcgtgtgccatctacttttgaaacttctacttgattttctaaaatttgcttagaaggtttccagacgccccacgctttcttggatctccctcatgtaatggatattcatccatttctttgaaataccttctctttctttaGCCACGAataatctcaaactgtcttgtacggatctgaagcttcagacgatctctgatatgctttataaactctccaagacccattttcatatcagtgtcatcaaacttgctttgataatcttaagatacttcagtgcagcctttagtgtaccatctgaatatttgtttagcTCTTCAGTGCGGATGAACAATTTCTCTTTATaagaattcacaaatacaaaccctttgggtttgaattgcatttgaaacattcccaTATCCTTCAGTCCTTCTGTGAATTGATTCGGAcaggttattcgaatctttttcctattcgcttcgagaccaatttgaaaatcttcacgtctcatcagttcaattgtctccatcatgtatcttttcacagcttccaaagcttgagccttagcaaaaggtcgaatagtGATGATACTGagatagttgtagatgtgaatgatgtcaagcatatctagattttgaaaatcagcttctgtgaacttgtattccttctcatcttctctaataacgtggaactgactgatgacgtctcttttctcacttatctctactccgactcgagtaatattcaacacttctgaaatacgatactttctttgaagccacaaatcatcttcggtcttgttgatatgtttcctccacataaactcataccagtttctttcacttgctggaagcaatcgtgaacctatataggtaaaccttttacttcttgacgtttcgttaatgcggaagatcttatatgcattttcctcgatgaatgtatTTTGTAACgttatgaaatcatgttcaactcccaataacaatctttgttcctgattcttaaagaatattccattgttgtatttgaatctggaattcactgttgcACTTGAAGTAGaggtaccagaagttgagctttcattagcattagTTGGATTTGAACTTGATGaaggtgtagaatttgatgaatgacctgtagGATTTGTCGTATCATATGTTGGAatattatcatcttcaatatgatcaaagatgtcatcatcatttggattaacataaagattatcTTCATCTTTAtcggaagaatccatttcatcatcactttcctgatcaggattcccttcatccacAATCTCTACATCCTCAGGAAtagaagatactgaagataatttgcttagaatgacaaatccatcatcatctgtttcttcaagataaaaatcacttaagttcaaatcctcatctaccagtccactatcagcctcagaaTGAACAATtgaaattataacttgctcaggctccttatcatcaatatcatcatgagTAGAAACCATTTTTGATTCCATCTGAACCTAttgagcttgagaagctgatgaacacctcacaccaccacccttagttgaaatgtttaccgttagatattctccatctactcctatctccccctcatggctattctgagaatcataatcatcatgttcatcatcacggtgaggacttagaGGAGAAGAACAGGAAGTAAGCGGATGTCGTACTCTAGCGCAAAACAATGCTTGAAGTGAAGTGCGttgaagaacatcaagattgactctagaaaacatacgactggaatattcttgctccaaagcatcatagaaatttgcTGAACGCGTgggtgatggtggtaaagtaacaataggaacagcagcagcatcatcggttgaaggcgatgtcgatggtagtgtttgatttgccgtgagggcaggtaaggataaatgtgcggtattatacttatatgtagggttgtacatactactagtcagattcgtgatatccccttctgatggaggttaggCAACAATCAGAGTTgtcgccggcgaagtttcttttgaagcatccgcctccatgactttagtctcatgggactatgacaaagtagcagaactagccgtcggtttagctctcgcagagatattgctatctccgactcctgaaatcattgatataccatgaggtggcacatctctttcaggtaaagactcttcctccagaccctgagatacagaattcggaagagaagtggtttgaaccaatagatcaatttcttgaaccaagggatcagtctgctggaagtctgataaatatcccaaaggattgtcatgttgactcatttccatgggacgcggaagatctccctcatcaagataagccggaccttgagaccctgttgtacgttgagacacaggaggatttccagccgatacgcagggtgtctttttcaagacttttcggctccccttcggccgttatggacttcaatgattgagtttcctcaatggattgagtcaacgcagactttactgcagaggaagactttacttccttagatgccgaagcatcttactgggtaggatttattgttaagtcttgcttagattggatgggctgattggtatTTTTACTATCtgtgcgtttagctctcttgcctaccaaagcttgcgcttcatttaatgtagggcttactgttattgttGGGTGTGATACAGAAATGGGTTAgggtgacctaataggctctaggtcttggtccatatcaccaatagttggagtaactgtttggcagacGATAGTGTCGaattcctagatctagttactcgttgggttggtggagtctaaatcatctcatcaggcatatatcgtgttcttttaggagaatgttcgggagatgattcagttggTGATGAATCGGTGTCATTGCTCACCTCAGGTGTTGTGGAAAGTGTTgattcaatcctaggtgaactagattccctgatcctcacgggttgagcttggtgtgctaccctagaacgtttgaggtttaccctaagtggaggattagctggcccgcttggttgtactacaggttcctctacaacctctggggctggaaccacagcaggttcaacttgtacttgttataccaggttcggaagaggtattcctgcaGCCTTAAAATCTGAATGCATTCGAGCGTAttggggtgcagctagccccactagccaatttggaatcggcgcagtgaactgGTTGTCAGAAATCACTGGGGTATTTATTTTCAACTCCCCAAATCTCTTCTTCtgcaatccatgtgtacctggtacaaatatatttgcatttctgcaagcatttatagaaacatggataaagatacagaaaaacctttcacaagggatgtaggaACCCCTTGGTGTATCAACTtgggcctgaaccaaatcccaaagAAGTTCTGCATAGTTCCGAGTTTCcactcttgtgaaagagtagaacaatctcagcattggcacagtaaggctgtcagatccactcctggtcatcagcaagcatctgttgatgatcgagaagatcacataccaccttgagagcaagtatttcttctgaaacttagccggtggaacattggtagctccaacataaccaagatcaaagattgagctcatcatctgttgagtagcagggaaagcaggagcattctgtacaagaggaagctgaaagatcctcctgaatTCAGCTTTAGTTATACTCCTCATTCCTTGTACCCCTCGAAGCTCAAATTCAAATCGAGCTTGTGCTccctctggatttgcagcagtaggttatgtagcttccacaaacctaattgttctatttAGAAGCTCTAGATCTGTCACAGCCACACTGGCAgtagagcttagagcaggccataacgtatgcctctctagaattgcagtccaatagttgcagggaatattggttacagagttgatgaagtgattgttggcCATTTAACTGTATAAATAAGAagtagaagaccacaagatgttatcataaagcacatatctctattcttatttactttgaaatcctttgtatttttcagattttataattttttataattttttataatTTTTCTAAGTTGTAAaaaccatttattccaaatatgaacaagcaattgacaaacatgaaattcatatgatattcatcacattacacaatcatcatgtaaagtcaattatataacacaaagaatcagaacaatacttagtcaattttaagcacaattcaagcagattcggtattcttgaaaacttcagattcggtaaccaaattagcTTGAGTTTTTAATTCAAAGACTTAGATAAAGCATGTTaaatttttcaagttgaaaatcacattatttttaaagtaccaaattacagactcggtatcatgccaagaacagattcggtatcttaaaaaatcacacataatcacccaaacatgcatattcagtcttatatcatgcaaaaacataatcataatcaattaacaacttatcaaatcagaaaaacatgttaatcatttgaacagactcggtactgtagcaagaacacattcggtatgtacagaatccatcaaatactcaattaaacatgtaatcagactccgtcatttgatagatcaactaatttaacatagatttgacaagatttcatgttaattatcCTAATCAGACGAGTTTAATCTAAGATTTAAGATattcgactcagattcggtataatcaacatttttcaaaattaagtgtcacaatcttGTTATTTGCAATCTTTTCTGATTTATAAGTactcaattatctcagatctacaatatgtGTATTTTAGATTCAATTAAAACAAAGAATTACCAAGGATTTGAAGATACAAAAGACATGACTCGctagattaggcagactcggtaagattattcagattcggtatgcaattaatataaagtgagagaaagtttgactttgacccgccTATTTATAGATACTGAATGATTTTGAAAACATGGGCTTTagcgaatgggcctattttaccgaatgcagtccattttcaaatttaaacaaattcacttcaaattttgacaaatctttataaaaaaccattcaagattatcacattttcaatgaaaaacatttgtgagacaatttttgaaaactttgaacttactgaATCTGTgtagttggttgtcagattcggtataatgctaaaaatagcatttattcagtaaaattcaaatctttttggattttaacttttcaatttttattaattttctcaaaacaagatttgtacttaaaaaaactttgaattatgtacaaagtacaaatcttcagtgataccaaatgttaaaacgggttgcatactgagatgtatacaagccttagtgaattatttcagataaaaaacaaagagtttatgaaattcactttttgaaaatcaattttcttttcattttctccctttttcttccCCTCAagatgtgatatacaagaaagtaaatcaccattttgatatgttcccaagaaaatgaattaactcttccttgaaatatgatatcaatgtgTTACCTCCCCCTGTCGTAACCATTGAAAAATAAACCCAGGAAGTTAACAAAAATCTAAAAGGCTTCCCcttgaaagataatatctaaagcagAAGAAATCAGTTGCTTCCCCTAGAaaatatctactccccctaaacacaagatcccaattaGAAGTCCCAAAAGATCTAAtgaatgtcaagcactatattctaccatgaaaatctctttgatcaagaactttagcccaagttcatctaagggcttagtgaacatgtcagctaattgcactttggtaggcacaaagtataactctacatcccctttttctacatggtccttaataaaatgataacgaatatctatgtgtttagtcttagaatgctggaccgggttgcttgtaattgcaatagcactttgtgaatcacggtAAAttagggtcttagaaatcttaaagccatagtccaaaagttgaatttgcatccacaaaacttgtgaacaacagtgagctgcagaaatatactcagactcagctgttgataaagacacacagttttgATTTTTGGATGACTAACCAACTAGCATATTTCTCaatatctgaattgatccagatgtgctttttctatcaacatggcaaccgccatgatctgcatcagtataagtagtgagattgaaattggatccatgaggataccagattccaaggttaggtgtacctttaaggtactggaaaatcctaacaactgctttggagtgggatttcttagggttcgactgaaagcgggcacatacagttacagcaagtgtaatatctggtctacttgaagtcagatacattaaagaaccaaccaggcttcgataaagtgtaatgtcaaagggttccccattagcatcagcatccagtaaatttCTCatgggggttgtcattggttttaaagcagtcattttaaaacgttttagcatatcattgatatactttctttgactgataaaaattccgtttggtaattgttttacttgtaaccccaagaagaaattaagctggtcaagcatactcatttcgaatttgttggccataaggtcaccaaattctttgcataaggccggggacgtggaaccaaaaataatatcatcaacgtaaatttgaaccaagagaatgtgaccgtggtttttacggatgaatagcattgtatcaatcgttccacaagagaagccattatccagcaaatactttgtcaaggtctcgtaccatgtacgcggtgcttgctttagaccatacaaagctttctccaagtagtagacgtggtttggatgaatgggatcgacaaagccttctggttgatcaacataaacttcctcttgaagatgaccgttcagaaaagcagttttgacatccatttaaaaCACCTTGCACTTCATATGAGAATCAAATGTAAGGAAgatacgaatagcctcaatccttgcaaccggaacaaacgtttcgtcataatcaatatcctcttgttgtcgatatcccttggccacaagacgtgccttatttcgaaccacaattccatcaggatccttcttgttcttaaaaatccacttaacccctattggtcgttgacccgttggtcttggaactaatcgccataattTTAACTGTTCAAATTGAttaatctcttcttgcattgctaccacccagttcgaatctagtaaagcttgatcaaccgttgttggttcaatcttactaagaaaggcagtatatagacacatattccgagtagcccttcgagttgagactaaagcagatgcatcaccaataataagatctatcggatgaattttagtccatcggttgttatgtggaagaggttatacatcagtggtatccatggaaacatcaaccgttgttgacgttgagccttgattcgGTTGAGCTGATGTAACACttttgtaacgacctgactttttcgattttcttttgtgctttgtgttttcccgtaactgcgtatttatgcgtactgtgcTATTTTATACTCTGAGATTTTgttacatgttgattactttcatttatatgttagaacgtgtctttaagtacgtaggttacttaacttaatCCACGTGAGCTTTtacgaccattagtgtcacttaacgttttgaACGAGCTATGTTTGTCAGTACACGTTTAACTTGGTcataatattatgactacgaaatactaattattattttataataataattacttgggtttttggatgcttaattacgattAGTAACTTACTAGAACACGCTAGTTAgttttgttggactttctaccttgttggaccttagcccaccctactctagttagtgaactatttaattagcccaattataagtcactagtgacccatttatatgtaagacaaatacccatttattagagggaacatgctagcatttttgtcaagcatTATCCTTATTGTTGCATGGGATTCTaaaataagcaccaactttagaccaccactaaccataaagcaaaaaggtgtcccccttgtcccccccactAAACCTACGGCCACCACCACCCTCACACACCCTCACCTTCTACAAATactgtagcgacccgtcctaatcctcctggacgaagtcatcaacatttggtcccattgcgaggtactgtcctaaatatgccatgaatgactccaagtaatatctttagaatgagtaaatgcacagcggaagacttcattcatacctgagaataaacatgcttaaaagtgtcaaccaaaaggttggtgagttcataggtttatcataacaattatttcaatatattaatagaccacaagatttccgtttataaatatatgtacactcgca
This genomic interval carries:
- the LOC139901130 gene encoding uncharacterized protein, with translation MDTLFRGETVVFGGDFRQILPVIQKGKREDVVDASLNSSYLWDYVIVSKLTVNMRLCGNETDADTRIFAQWILNIRNGDVGESEDRVFDIEIPQDLLITYLDEQLQRAILAPTHEVVNIINDRMMMSLAGEERSYSSSHSICASQRDADFNNELYTTDFLNSIEIGGLPKHNLRLQISVLVMLLRNIDQAGGLCNGTRLQIVHLGDKIIKANILTGSNVGKITALSRMLIVPMDKNIPFRFQRRQYPLYVDLMLLVKVDGSWQTFGLDLIEFNEYMLIIRIFNRYESSKRRGYYNECISTWYPNIPADEVHRGKIREIHSEEKLEHLFVLLSLVLPVIKQVHSEQC